One genomic segment of Vespa crabro chromosome 3, iyVesCrab1.2, whole genome shotgun sequence includes these proteins:
- the LOC124422657 gene encoding endoplasmic reticulum-Golgi intermediate compartment protein 3 isoform X1, with the protein MQILRQLDVHPKVREEADILIRTFSGAVVTIISTIIMGILFLSEVNYYLTPTLSEELFVDTSRGSKLRINLDIIVPAISCDLLSIDAMDTTGEQHLQIEHNIFKRRLDLSGKPIEDPQKANITDTKALSKTTEKTIGNITAETCGDCYGAANEASGIKCCNTCEDVKEAYRLRQWALPVPSTIKQCQNDKSVEKMKHAFTQGCQIYGYMEVNRVGGSFHIAPGDSFSVNHVHVHDVQPYSSSQFNMTHKIRHLSFGLNIPGKTNPMDDTLVIAREGAMMFYHYIKIVPTTYVRADGSTLLTNQFSVTRHSKQVSLFTGESGMPGIFFSYELSPLMVKYTEKAKSFGHFATNTCAIIGGVFTVAGLIDSLLYHSVRAIQKKIELGKYN; encoded by the exons ATGCAAATTTTACGACAATTGGACGTGCACCCAAAGGTGCGCGAAGAGGCCGATATTCTCATTAGAACATTCAGCGGTGCTGTCG TGACTATCATTAGTACCATTATCAtgggaatattatttttatccgaAGTAAACTATTATCTTACGCCTACACTAAGTGAAGAATTATTCGTTGATACATCAAGAGGGTCcaaattaagaattaatttgGATATAATAGTTCCTGCAATATCATGCGATC TTCTATCGATTGATGCCATGGACACAACTGGTGAACAACATTTGCAAATagaacataatatatttaagcGGCGTCTGGATTTAAGTGGAAAACCTATAGAAGATCCACAAAAAGCAA ATATTACAGACACAAAGGCTCTCAGTAAAACTACAGAGAAg acAATAGGGAATATTACAGCTGAAACATGTGGAGATTGCTATGGAGCTGCCAATGAAGCATCAGGTATAAA atgTTGTAATACGTGCGAAGATGTCAAAGAAGCATATAGGCTTAGGCAATGGGCTCTTCCTGTCCCATCTACGATAAAACAATGTCAGAATGATAAGTCGGTAGAAAAGATGAAACATGCTTTTACACAAGGCTGTCAAATTTATGGTTATATGGAGGTAAATAGAGTGGGTGGAAGCTTTCATATTGCACCAGGTGATAGTTTCTCCGTTAATCATGTACATG TACACGATGTGCAGCCCTATTCTTCGTCTCAATTCAACATGACCCACAAAATTCGCCATTTAAGTTTTGGATTAAATATACCAGGAAAAACAAACCCGATGGATGACACTCTTGTAATTGCAAGGGAAG GAGCAATGATGTTTTaccattatataaaaattgtaccgACTACCTATGTGCGTGCGGATGGTTCAACCCTTTTAACAAATCAATTTTCTGTAACGCGGCATTCCAAGCAGGTTTCTCTGTTTACCGGCGAATCAGGCATGCCTGGAATATTTTTCAGTTACGAATTAAGTCCTTTGATGGTCAAATATACGGAAAAGGCAAAGTCTTTTGGACATTTTGCGACCAACACCTGTGCCATTATCGGTGGCGTTTTCACGGTAGCAGGATTGATAGATTCGCTTTTGTATCATTCAGTACGAgcgatacaaaagaaaattgaactAGGAAAATACAATTAG
- the LOC124422657 gene encoding endoplasmic reticulum-Golgi intermediate compartment protein 3 isoform X3, with translation MGILFLSEVNYYLTPTLSEELFVDTSRGSKLRINLDIIVPAISCDLLSIDAMDTTGEQHLQIEHNIFKRRLDLSGKPIEDPQKANITDTKALSKTTEKTIGNITAETCGDCYGAANEASGIKCCNTCEDVKEAYRLRQWALPVPSTIKQCQNDKSVEKMKHAFTQGCQIYGYMEVNRVGGSFHIAPGDSFSVNHVHVHDVQPYSSSQFNMTHKIRHLSFGLNIPGKTNPMDDTLVIAREGAMMFYHYIKIVPTTYVRADGSTLLTNQFSVTRHSKQVSLFTGESGMPGIFFSYELSPLMVKYTEKAKSFGHFATNTCAIIGGVFTVAGLIDSLLYHSVRAIQKKIELGKYN, from the exons AtgggaatattatttttatccgaAGTAAACTATTATCTTACGCCTACACTAAGTGAAGAATTATTCGTTGATACATCAAGAGGGTCcaaattaagaattaatttgGATATAATAGTTCCTGCAATATCATGCGATC TTCTATCGATTGATGCCATGGACACAACTGGTGAACAACATTTGCAAATagaacataatatatttaagcGGCGTCTGGATTTAAGTGGAAAACCTATAGAAGATCCACAAAAAGCAA ATATTACAGACACAAAGGCTCTCAGTAAAACTACAGAGAAg acAATAGGGAATATTACAGCTGAAACATGTGGAGATTGCTATGGAGCTGCCAATGAAGCATCAGGTATAAA atgTTGTAATACGTGCGAAGATGTCAAAGAAGCATATAGGCTTAGGCAATGGGCTCTTCCTGTCCCATCTACGATAAAACAATGTCAGAATGATAAGTCGGTAGAAAAGATGAAACATGCTTTTACACAAGGCTGTCAAATTTATGGTTATATGGAGGTAAATAGAGTGGGTGGAAGCTTTCATATTGCACCAGGTGATAGTTTCTCCGTTAATCATGTACATG TACACGATGTGCAGCCCTATTCTTCGTCTCAATTCAACATGACCCACAAAATTCGCCATTTAAGTTTTGGATTAAATATACCAGGAAAAACAAACCCGATGGATGACACTCTTGTAATTGCAAGGGAAG GAGCAATGATGTTTTaccattatataaaaattgtaccgACTACCTATGTGCGTGCGGATGGTTCAACCCTTTTAACAAATCAATTTTCTGTAACGCGGCATTCCAAGCAGGTTTCTCTGTTTACCGGCGAATCAGGCATGCCTGGAATATTTTTCAGTTACGAATTAAGTCCTTTGATGGTCAAATATACGGAAAAGGCAAAGTCTTTTGGACATTTTGCGACCAACACCTGTGCCATTATCGGTGGCGTTTTCACGGTAGCAGGATTGATAGATTCGCTTTTGTATCATTCAGTACGAgcgatacaaaagaaaattgaactAGGAAAATACAATTAG
- the LOC124422657 gene encoding endoplasmic reticulum-Golgi intermediate compartment protein 3 isoform X2 has protein sequence MTIISTIIMGILFLSEVNYYLTPTLSEELFVDTSRGSKLRINLDIIVPAISCDLLSIDAMDTTGEQHLQIEHNIFKRRLDLSGKPIEDPQKANITDTKALSKTTEKTIGNITAETCGDCYGAANEASGIKCCNTCEDVKEAYRLRQWALPVPSTIKQCQNDKSVEKMKHAFTQGCQIYGYMEVNRVGGSFHIAPGDSFSVNHVHVHDVQPYSSSQFNMTHKIRHLSFGLNIPGKTNPMDDTLVIAREGAMMFYHYIKIVPTTYVRADGSTLLTNQFSVTRHSKQVSLFTGESGMPGIFFSYELSPLMVKYTEKAKSFGHFATNTCAIIGGVFTVAGLIDSLLYHSVRAIQKKIELGKYN, from the exons A TGACTATCATTAGTACCATTATCAtgggaatattatttttatccgaAGTAAACTATTATCTTACGCCTACACTAAGTGAAGAATTATTCGTTGATACATCAAGAGGGTCcaaattaagaattaatttgGATATAATAGTTCCTGCAATATCATGCGATC TTCTATCGATTGATGCCATGGACACAACTGGTGAACAACATTTGCAAATagaacataatatatttaagcGGCGTCTGGATTTAAGTGGAAAACCTATAGAAGATCCACAAAAAGCAA ATATTACAGACACAAAGGCTCTCAGTAAAACTACAGAGAAg acAATAGGGAATATTACAGCTGAAACATGTGGAGATTGCTATGGAGCTGCCAATGAAGCATCAGGTATAAA atgTTGTAATACGTGCGAAGATGTCAAAGAAGCATATAGGCTTAGGCAATGGGCTCTTCCTGTCCCATCTACGATAAAACAATGTCAGAATGATAAGTCGGTAGAAAAGATGAAACATGCTTTTACACAAGGCTGTCAAATTTATGGTTATATGGAGGTAAATAGAGTGGGTGGAAGCTTTCATATTGCACCAGGTGATAGTTTCTCCGTTAATCATGTACATG TACACGATGTGCAGCCCTATTCTTCGTCTCAATTCAACATGACCCACAAAATTCGCCATTTAAGTTTTGGATTAAATATACCAGGAAAAACAAACCCGATGGATGACACTCTTGTAATTGCAAGGGAAG GAGCAATGATGTTTTaccattatataaaaattgtaccgACTACCTATGTGCGTGCGGATGGTTCAACCCTTTTAACAAATCAATTTTCTGTAACGCGGCATTCCAAGCAGGTTTCTCTGTTTACCGGCGAATCAGGCATGCCTGGAATATTTTTCAGTTACGAATTAAGTCCTTTGATGGTCAAATATACGGAAAAGGCAAAGTCTTTTGGACATTTTGCGACCAACACCTGTGCCATTATCGGTGGCGTTTTCACGGTAGCAGGATTGATAGATTCGCTTTTGTATCATTCAGTACGAgcgatacaaaagaaaattgaactAGGAAAATACAATTAG
- the LOC124422656 gene encoding transcription termination factor 3, mitochondrial produces the protein MWSVRCYACIRNAKQIYDINTNALRFLSQSINNIVDYDKKVENVNNSTSPNTRPLMITSQFEERDLNENTNNLTNEIRPVESLKEIQSNVSNSIQKIKLDVEDLGICDENIKLPKALDTCTEDLSDIGQYQLPSYNIAKYANTSDTIQRLMKLGVELYKHETNVDLMEFFLSKDFERDLFPYIRFLHDCGIPGDYFGKFLTKNPYIFKQDMNDLHTRIRYLRFHQFDIEMIKVILCKNPTWLNYSTRSIDTKLGYFQDNFRLTGQEVRELTVKNSKLITYKMSHIMENTFAIKEEMGFNKIESKILLMTQPRLWMKCRKNITDTFDYAHNQMKLSHQFILSQAYVLLCRKRRLEQRHMFLVKLGRAQYDPTVPLYVSLKSLICGTDDEFCQNVAKTSSDTYELYLKSI, from the exons ATGTGGTCTGTACGTTGTTATGCCTGCATTCGCAATGCGAAACAAATTTATGACATAAATACTAATGCTTTACGCTTTTTGTCGCAAAGTATTAACAACATTGTGGACTATGATAAAAAGgttgaaaatgtaaataattcgaCTAGCCCCAATACACGTCCTTTAATGATTACATCACAATTTGAGGAACGagatttgaatgaaaatactaataacttAACGAACGAGATTAGGCCTGTAGAGAGTCTAAAGGAAATTCAATCGAACGTTTCTAACTCAATTCAAAAGATAAAACTTGATGTAGAAGATTTAGGTATTTGCGATGAAAATATCAAGTTACCCAAAGCTTTGGACACGTGTACCGAAGATCTCTCCGACATTGGACAATATCAACTTCCCAGTTATAATATAGCAAAATATGCAAATACCTCAGATACTATACAAAGATTAATGAAGCTTGGCGTAGAATTGTATAAACATGAGACCAACGTAGATCTGAtggaatttttcttatctaaaGACTTCGAAAGGGATCTATTCCCATACATAAGGTTCTTACACGATTGCGGTATACCCGGTGACTACTTTGGCAAATTCCTTACCAAAAATCCATATATCTTTAAACAAGATATGAATGATCTACATACAAGAATAAGATATTTGAGATTTCATCAATTTGACATAGAAATGATTAAAGTCATTCTTTGTAAAAATCCTACATGGCTGAATTATTCCACAAGGAGTATAGATACTAAGCTAGGATATTTTCAGGACAATTTTCGTCTGACCGGACAAGAAGTAAGAGAATTGACTGTAAAAAATTCCAAATTAATAACATACAAGATGAGTCATATAATGGAAAATACATTTgctataaaagaagaaatgggtTTCAATAAGATCGAAAGCAAAATTTTACTAATGACGCAACCCAGGTTATGGATGAAAT gtagaaaaaatataacggATACGTTCGACTATGCGCATAATCAGATGAAATTATCTCATCAATTTATTTTGTCTCAAGCATACGTCCTGTTATGCAGAAAACGCAGACTGGAGCAGAGGCATATGTTTTTGGTAAAGTTGGGTAGAGCGCAATACGATCCAACTGTACCGTTGTATGTTTCACTCAAGTCTTTGATTTGTGGCACGGACGACGAGTTTTGTCAAAATGTAGCAAAAACATCCAGCGATACTTATGAATTATAtctaaaaagtatataa
- the LOC124422661 gene encoding reactive oxygen species modulator 1, with amino-acid sequence MAVIPGTVQQQKVSCWDRITMGFTMGFCVGMTSGAILTGFAAFRYGLRGRELIGHLGKSMVQGGGTFGVFMAIGMGIRC; translated from the exons ATGGCAGTTATACCAGGTACAGTGCAGCAGCAGAAAGTTTCTTGCTGGGATAGGATTACAATGGGTTTCACTATGGGTTTCTGCGTAGGTATGACCTCTGGTGCAATTCTAACAGGATTTGCAGCATTCag ATATGGATTGAGAGGAAGAGAATTGATAGGCCATCTTGGTAAAAGCATGGTACAAGGTGGAGGTACATTTGGCGTATTTATGGCTATTGGAATGGGCATAAGATGCTAG